A genomic region of Streptosporangium lutulentum contains the following coding sequences:
- a CDS encoding response regulator transcription factor, with amino-acid sequence MRLLVVEDNAQMAVLLRRGLTEEGYAVDVATHSEDALWRATEHDYDAIVLDVMLPGFDGFEVCRRLRAAERWAPVLMLTALDAVADRVQGLDAGADDYLAKPFSFPELAARIRALIRRGAHERPAVLQVGDLRLDPASRRAWRGETEIELAAKEFAVLELFLRHPGVVLSRTQILEHVWDFAYDNVSNVVDQYVGLLRRKIDRPFARADLETVRGAGYRLRDPCGS; translated from the coding sequence GTGCGCTTACTGGTCGTCGAGGACAACGCGCAGATGGCCGTTCTCCTACGGCGCGGTCTGACAGAAGAGGGCTACGCGGTCGATGTGGCCACCCACAGCGAGGACGCCCTGTGGCGGGCGACCGAACACGACTACGACGCGATCGTGCTGGATGTGATGCTCCCCGGATTCGACGGATTCGAGGTCTGCAGGCGTCTGCGCGCCGCCGAGCGGTGGGCGCCGGTGCTGATGCTGACCGCCCTCGACGCCGTGGCGGACCGGGTCCAAGGCCTGGACGCCGGAGCCGACGACTACCTGGCCAAACCGTTCAGCTTCCCCGAGTTGGCGGCCCGCATCCGCGCCCTGATCCGGCGTGGCGCCCACGAGCGGCCCGCGGTGCTCCAGGTCGGGGACCTGCGACTGGATCCGGCGTCACGGCGCGCGTGGCGCGGCGAGACGGAGATCGAGCTCGCGGCCAAGGAGTTCGCGGTCCTGGAGCTATTCCTGCGGCACCCCGGCGTAGTGCTGAGCCGCACCCAGATCCTGGAGCACGTGTGGGACTTCGCCTACGACAACGTGTCGAACGTCGTCGACCAGTACGTCGGGCTGCTGCGACGGAAGATCGACCGGCCGTTCGCACGCGCCGATCTGGAGACCGTGCGCGGCGCCGGTTACCGGTTGCGCGATCCGTGCGGGAGTTAG
- a CDS encoding FtsX-like permease family protein — MIWLRGLLARRTGRLIAAAAGIAVAVALLASLGVFLSAAKSTMTARSVQRVPVDWQIEVQPGADPTAVAQALQHAPGIEAVRPVGFAAVTGFESRQGGQVLTTGAGQVLGLPADYTGVFPGELRPLTGFPQGALLAQQTAANLHAGPGDTITLHRAGKPDATVRVDGIVDLPEADSLFQKMGAPPGAQPQAPPDNVLLLPADQLEKLYGAPPRQQFHARLSHRLPNDPAAAYEQVTGAARNLEVWLAGAGLVGDNLGAALDAARSDALYAQILFLFLGLPGAMLAALLTAAITGSGAVRRRADQALLRTRGASTRALVRLALAEAIVAGVAGVLAGLGLAATIGLLAFGSAGFGATAVTVAGGGALAAIAGLLIAGATTLLPAVRDARTITVASARRTIGAPRSPWWMRYGLDGWLLLGSAAVFLVTSQSGYQLVLVPEGVPQISVDYWAFAGPALLWAGSGLLIWRLTYLTLGSRGLIRRLARPLASGLAGTVAATLSRQRRLVTRTVAIAALAVMFATSTATFDATYRRQALADAQLTNGADVTVSESPGAQIPPSQERQIAAVQGVAAVEPLQHRFAYVGADLQDLYGIRPATLPRTTRLEDAYFIGGTARELIDRLARRPDAILVSQETVHDFQLHIGDLLRLRLQDGRTKQFHDVDFHYAGIAAEFPTAPRDSFLVANAAYVAAQTGSDTVGAFLVTTDGTSAHTVADRLRSALGPQPQITDLDTTRRVIGSSLTAVDLGGLTTIELTFALGLAVAATALLLIMGFTERRRTFALATVLGARSRQLGAFVWTEVLLVGAGTALFGGLGGWALSQMLVSVLTGVFDPPPSALSVPWTYLGGVAAVGVLGIAGAGTAAVRAARRPPLTVLRDL, encoded by the coding sequence CTGATCTGGCTGCGTGGCCTGCTGGCGCGCCGCACCGGACGGCTCATCGCGGCGGCGGCCGGCATCGCCGTCGCCGTCGCGCTGCTGGCCTCGCTGGGCGTTTTCCTTTCGGCGGCCAAATCCACCATGACCGCACGATCCGTCCAGCGGGTTCCGGTGGACTGGCAGATCGAGGTCCAACCCGGCGCCGACCCCACCGCTGTGGCACAAGCCCTCCAGCACGCTCCCGGAATCGAGGCCGTCCGCCCGGTCGGCTTCGCAGCCGTCACCGGGTTCGAATCCCGCCAGGGCGGCCAGGTACTCACCACCGGTGCCGGACAGGTGCTCGGCCTGCCCGCCGACTACACCGGGGTCTTTCCCGGTGAGCTGCGGCCCCTCACCGGATTCCCGCAAGGAGCGCTGCTCGCCCAGCAGACAGCCGCCAACCTGCACGCCGGTCCGGGCGACACGATCACCTTGCACCGTGCCGGGAAGCCCGACGCCACCGTCCGAGTGGACGGCATCGTCGACCTGCCCGAAGCGGACTCCCTGTTCCAGAAGATGGGCGCCCCTCCGGGAGCCCAGCCCCAGGCCCCTCCGGACAACGTGCTGCTGCTGCCGGCCGATCAGCTGGAGAAGCTCTATGGCGCGCCGCCCCGCCAGCAGTTCCACGCCCGGCTGTCTCACCGCCTGCCCAACGATCCCGCGGCCGCCTACGAGCAGGTCACCGGAGCGGCCCGCAATCTGGAGGTGTGGCTGGCCGGTGCGGGACTGGTCGGTGACAACCTCGGCGCGGCCCTGGACGCCGCCCGCTCCGACGCCCTCTACGCCCAGATCCTCTTTCTCTTCCTCGGCCTGCCGGGCGCGATGCTCGCCGCCCTGCTCACCGCCGCGATCACGGGGTCGGGAGCGGTACGGCGCCGCGCGGACCAGGCCCTGCTCCGCACCCGGGGAGCGAGCACCCGCGCGCTGGTCCGGCTGGCCCTGGCCGAGGCGATCGTGGCCGGCGTGGCCGGCGTGCTCGCCGGGCTGGGTCTGGCCGCGACCATCGGCCTGCTCGCCTTCGGCTCGGCGGGCTTCGGCGCGACGGCGGTGACGGTGGCGGGCGGGGGAGCGCTCGCGGCCATCGCCGGTCTGCTCATCGCGGGGGCGACGACCCTGCTCCCGGCGGTGCGGGACGCCCGCACGATCACCGTCGCCTCCGCCCGCCGCACCATCGGAGCACCCCGGTCGCCGTGGTGGATGAGGTACGGCCTGGACGGCTGGCTCCTGCTCGGCTCGGCGGCGGTGTTCCTGGTCACCAGCCAGAGCGGCTACCAGCTGGTCCTGGTGCCCGAAGGCGTCCCGCAGATCTCGGTCGACTACTGGGCGTTCGCTGGCCCCGCGCTGCTGTGGGCTGGTTCTGGCCTGCTGATCTGGCGGCTCACCTATCTGACACTCGGCTCGCGAGGCCTGATCAGGAGGCTTGCCCGGCCTCTCGCCTCCGGTCTGGCCGGCACCGTCGCCGCCACCCTGTCTCGGCAGCGGCGGCTGGTCACCAGGACGGTGGCGATCGCGGCGCTGGCCGTGATGTTCGCTACCTCCACGGCCACCTTCGACGCCACCTACCGCCGGCAGGCGCTGGCCGACGCGCAGCTCACCAACGGCGCCGACGTAACCGTCAGCGAATCGCCCGGCGCTCAGATCCCCCCGTCGCAGGAACGTCAGATCGCCGCCGTCCAGGGCGTGGCGGCGGTGGAGCCGCTCCAGCACCGATTCGCCTACGTCGGCGCCGACCTGCAGGACCTGTACGGCATCCGCCCCGCGACCCTGCCGCGCACCACCCGGCTGGAGGACGCCTACTTCATCGGGGGCACCGCCCGCGAGCTGATCGACCGGCTCGCCCGCCGGCCCGACGCGATCCTGGTGAGTCAGGAGACCGTCCACGACTTCCAGCTGCACATCGGCGATCTGCTCCGGCTCCGCCTCCAGGACGGCCGCACCAAGCAGTTCCACGACGTCGACTTCCACTACGCCGGCATCGCCGCCGAGTTCCCCACCGCTCCGCGCGACAGCTTCCTGGTGGCCAACGCCGCCTACGTGGCAGCGCAGACCGGCTCCGACACCGTCGGCGCCTTCCTGGTCACCACCGACGGCACGTCCGCCCACACGGTCGCCGACCGGCTCCGCTCCGCACTCGGCCCACAGCCGCAGATCACCGACCTGGACACCACCCGGCGGGTGATCGGCTCCAGCCTCACCGCCGTCGATCTCGGCGGCCTCACCACCATCGAGCTGACCTTCGCCCTCGGACTCGCCGTCGCCGCGACCGCACTACTACTGATCATGGGCTTCACCGAGCGGCGCCGTACCTTCGCCCTCGCCACGGTCCTGGGCGCGCGCTCCCGCCAGCTCGGCGCCTTCGTCTGGACAGAGGTCCTTCTCGTCGGGGCCGGGACCGCCCTGTTCGGAGGGCTGGGCGGCTGGGCGCTGTCGCAGATGCTGGTCAGCGTCCTCACCGGCGTCTTCGACCCGCCGCCGAGCGCGCTGTCCGTGCCCTGGACCTACCTCGGTGGCGTCGCCGCCGTCGGCGTTCTAGGGATCGCGGGCGCGGGGACGGCGGCCGTACGAGCCGCCCGGCGCCCGCCGTTGACCGTCCTGCGAGACCTGTGA
- a CDS encoding histidine kinase dimerization/phospho-acceptor domain-containing protein, giving the protein MPIRIRLLLAYLLATILLAAGGEVVFERQMQTGLIASMDAALESRAEEVTQIVSENGAALDFQDEPERISSSRATFTQVFTPGGALAVASESIGGRPLLTPAELDTARRAPGHLTRDLNGEPLRLLTQTVARSSGVWVVLVGGSLEPATAALARVRQDLAVGATGLALLGAAGVWLLAGTALRPVERMRRTASDMHVRDPAARLDVPRTRDEIAALALTFNDLLARLQSSLWRQRRFVAEAGHELRSPLAVLQAELDLATRPGRSRAELTLAVAGAAEETRRLTRLADNLLLLAQNDEDAPLTRLQRLPLAPVHLKERLQQERERRTAAEPPAEPPQ; this is encoded by the coding sequence GTGCCGATCCGGATCCGGCTGCTGCTGGCCTACCTTCTCGCCACGATCCTTCTTGCCGCGGGCGGGGAGGTGGTGTTCGAACGACAGATGCAGACCGGCCTGATCGCCTCCATGGACGCCGCCCTGGAGAGCCGGGCGGAGGAGGTCACCCAGATCGTGTCCGAGAACGGCGCCGCCCTCGACTTCCAGGACGAGCCGGAACGGATCAGTTCATCGCGAGCCACGTTCACCCAGGTCTTCACCCCGGGCGGAGCCCTGGCCGTGGCGTCCGAATCCATCGGAGGCAGACCGCTGCTCACCCCCGCCGAGCTGGATACCGCCCGGCGCGCCCCCGGCCACCTCACCCGGGATCTCAACGGCGAACCGCTACGGCTTCTCACCCAGACGGTGGCCCGCTCCTCCGGCGTCTGGGTGGTCCTGGTCGGCGGCTCGCTGGAGCCGGCGACGGCCGCGCTGGCCCGGGTGCGCCAGGATCTGGCGGTGGGCGCGACCGGCCTGGCCCTCCTCGGCGCGGCCGGCGTCTGGCTGCTGGCGGGTACGGCCCTGCGCCCGGTGGAGCGGATGCGCCGGACGGCGTCGGACATGCACGTCCGCGACCCGGCGGCCCGCCTCGACGTGCCGCGCACCCGAGACGAGATCGCCGCGCTCGCCCTGACCTTCAACGACCTGCTCGCCCGCCTGCAGTCCTCGTTGTGGCGGCAACGCCGTTTCGTCGCCGAGGCCGGGCACGAACTGCGCAGTCCGCTCGCCGTACTGCAGGCGGAGCTCGACCTCGCCACCCGGCCCGGCCGCAGCAGGGCCGAACTCACCCTGGCGGTGGCAGGTGCCGCGGAGGAGACCAGAAGGCTCACCCGGCTCGCCGACAACCTGCTGCTCCTCGCCCAGAACGACGAGGACGCACCACTCACCCGGCTCCAGCGGCTGCCTCTGGCACCCGTCCACCTGAAAGAGCGCCTGCAGCAGGAACGCGAGCGCCGGACGGCCGCTGAGCCGCCCGCGGAACCGCCGCAGTAG
- a CDS encoding phosphatase PAP2 family protein, with the protein MKQPQTAGHRERASAPSIFGALRLPVLLLVPAAALGTLSRAPGWTRTDLRLDEMVQTVRTPWLTVIARGLDLAFSTMAAICLIALLAAVLIAVGRGRTAVVTASVIAAGWGANSIFKAVVARPRPPLDHQLVLQYGHDSYPSGHVSITVSMVMALGVLAYGSRWFRPVVIVGVVLVTAQALARLYLGVHYPSDVIGSLLVAPAGALTVIALWRRCLARSPGDGQEHSAATEGSR; encoded by the coding sequence ATGAAGCAGCCCCAGACAGCCGGCCACCGGGAGAGAGCGTCCGCTCCCTCGATCTTCGGAGCGCTCCGCCTGCCCGTCCTGCTGCTGGTTCCCGCCGCCGCCCTGGGCACACTCTCCAGGGCACCGGGCTGGACACGCACCGACCTCCGCCTCGACGAGATGGTGCAAACCGTCCGCACGCCATGGCTGACGGTGATCGCCCGGGGGCTCGACCTCGCCTTCTCCACGATGGCGGCGATCTGCCTCATCGCGTTGCTCGCGGCCGTGCTGATCGCGGTCGGACGGGGCCGCACCGCCGTGGTCACGGCCTCGGTGATCGCAGCGGGCTGGGGCGCCAATTCGATCTTCAAAGCGGTGGTGGCCCGGCCACGTCCGCCCCTCGACCACCAGCTCGTTCTCCAGTACGGCCACGACAGCTATCCCAGCGGGCACGTGTCCATCACGGTGTCCATGGTCATGGCCCTCGGTGTCCTCGCCTACGGCAGTCGCTGGTTCCGTCCGGTGGTGATCGTGGGCGTGGTCCTGGTGACGGCGCAGGCACTGGCCCGGCTCTATCTCGGGGTGCACTATCCGAGCGACGTGATCGGTTCCCTCCTGGTCGCGCCTGCTGGAGCTCTCACAGTGATCGCGTTGTGGCGGCGGTGTCTGGCACGTTCCCCCGGCGACGGCCAGGAGCATTCCGCGGCCACGGAGGGTTCGCGGTGA
- a CDS encoding IS3 family transposase (programmed frameshift): MAMKAYSVEFKTDAVALYLSDPSRTYASVAKDLGVNRETLRLWVHQARSAGTAPKTGSVKRPPTGLVTSGNVLEEENKQLRARIRELELEREILRRAAKYFAGGDELVSRFQFVADHRDAFGVKRLCRVLEVSRSGFYRWVAATPARAVRTAADAALAAEIRQIHADFDGTYGSPRVTAELRDAGRRVNHKRVARIMRVFGIVGLHLRKRVRTTVPEPSHQKMPDLIKRDFTAAAPNQRYVGDITYLPVGEGQFLYLATVLDLHSRRLAGWSIADHMRTELVTDALRAAAATRGGDLAGAVFHSDHGAQYTSADFAAVCKEFGVRQSMGAVGTSADNAAAEAFNATLKRETLQGAKRWSSARQARLEVFKWITRYNTRRRHSSLNYLSPITYEQRSDRVLLAA, encoded by the exons GTGGCCATGAAGGCCTACTCAGTTGAGTTCAAGACAGACGCCGTCGCGTTGTATCTGTCGGACCCGTCGCGGACGTACGCGTCGGTGGCCAAGGACCTGGGCGTCAACCGTGAGACGTTGCGCCTGTGGGTGCACCAGGCGCGGTCTGCCGGCACTGCTCCGAAGACGGGCTCGGTGAAGAGGCCGCCGACGGGATTGGTAACCTCCGGCAACGTGCTGGAAGAGGAGAACAAGCAGTTGCGGGCCCGGATCCGGGAACTGGAGCTGGAGCGCGAGATTTTGCGGCGGGCGGCCAAGTATTTCGCCGGGG GAGACGAACTGGTGAGTCGCTTCCAGTTCGTTGCCGATCACCGTGACGCCTTCGGGGTGAAGCGACTGTGCCGAGTGCTGGAGGTCTCCCGGTCGGGGTTCTATCGGTGGGTGGCCGCCACACCGGCGAGGGCGGTGCGGACGGCGGCCGACGCTGCGCTCGCGGCGGAGATCAGGCAGATCCACGCCGACTTCGATGGCACCTACGGCAGCCCGCGGGTGACTGCCGAGCTGCGCGATGCGGGCCGGCGGGTCAATCACAAGCGGGTGGCGCGGATCATGCGGGTCTTCGGCATCGTCGGGCTGCATCTGCGTAAGAGGGTCCGCACCACGGTGCCCGAGCCCTCCCATCAGAAGATGCCCGACCTGATCAAGCGGGACTTCACCGCGGCCGCGCCGAACCAGCGGTACGTGGGCGACATCACCTATCTGCCCGTCGGTGAGGGACAGTTCTTGTATCTCGCGACGGTGCTGGACCTGCATTCACGTCGCCTGGCTGGTTGGTCGATCGCCGATCACATGCGCACCGAGCTGGTGACCGACGCGCTGCGGGCAGCCGCCGCCACGCGGGGTGGTGACCTGGCCGGGGCGGTCTTTCACTCCGATCACGGGGCGCAATACACCTCCGCCGACTTCGCCGCCGTGTGCAAGGAGTTCGGTGTTCGCCAGTCGATGGGCGCCGTCGGGACAAGCGCGGACAACGCTGCCGCCGAGGCGTTCAACGCCACTCTCAAACGCGAGACGCTGCAGGGCGCCAAACGCTGGTCCTCGGCCCGCCAGGCTCGCCTGGAGGTCTTCAAGTGGATCACTCGCTACAACACCCGAAGGAGGCACTCCAGCCTGAACTACCTCAGCCCGATCACCTACGAGCAGCGGTCCGATAGGGTCCTGCTCGCCGCATGA